The following proteins are co-located in the Scomber scombrus chromosome 2, fScoSco1.1, whole genome shotgun sequence genome:
- the LOC133997709 gene encoding stromal membrane-associated protein 1-like, with the protein MTTRSEREKAQKLNEQHQAILSKMLREEDNKYCADCEAKGPRWASWNLGVFICIRCAGIHRNLGVHISRVKSVNLDQWTSEQIQSMQDMGNTNARQLYEANLPENFRRPQTDQAVEFFIRDKYEKKKYYSKNVTNGSSPKDSKKEREPDRGSKVSSYTKSEESKPVPKISPAKTSEPSVNLLGLDAPAAASTNNGSTSTSQNNNDLDIFGPMVSNPLPASTSAAQFSQVSSSNVASTPTQAPAAGAGASSGSGQGDLDLFSDSSSTTKTEDSAKKPLSKDSILSLYGTNSMSQQAPATGMFMGPSQMQFPVQAPAGYQAFPGMGTAMPPTTVMGAMMAQSGAAMMGPNPGMMVGMTMPNGFMGNAPAAGVMGMAPRMMGPQGGAMPAGMVPAQGMYAIQPGQQAQWNMGQVNQQMSGLALNGAGGQMAFGQPPSAMGGWAASGSGQTLSTQLWK; encoded by the exons ATGACGACCCGCTCGGAGAGAGAGAAGGCCCAGAAACTCAACGAGCAGCACCAGGCCATCCTGTCCAAAATGCTCAGGGAGGAAGACAACAAGTACTGCGCCGACTGCGAGGCGAAAG gCCCAAGATGGGCATCCTGGAATCTGGGAGTTTTTATCTGCATCCGGTGTGCTGGCATCCACAGGAACCTGGGTGTACACATATCCAGGGTCAAATCAGTCAACCTGGACCAATGGACCTCAGAACAAATCCAG aGTATGCAGGACATGGGTAACACCAATGCCAGGCAGCTTTATGAGGCCAACCTTCCAGAAAACTTCAGAAGACCTCAAACAGACCA AGCAGTGGAATTCTTCATCAGGGATAAATATGAGAAGAAGAAATACTACAGCAAGAATGTGACCAATGGAAGCAGT ccaAAAGATAGTAAGAAAGAGAGGGAGCCAGACAGAGGGAGCAAGGTGTCATCCTACACCAAG AGTGAAGAGTCGAAGCCAGTACCCAAAATCAGCCCAGCTAAGACTTCAGAACCCTCTGTGAACCTACTAGGCCTTG ACGCACCGGCAGCTGCATCAACTAACAATGGTAGCACGAGCACAAGCCAGAACAACAATGACCTGGATATATTCGGCCCCATGGTATCCAACCCCCTCCCCGCGTCCACATCAGCAGCTCAGTTTTCTCAG GTGAGCTCCAGTAACGTGGCCAGCACCCCAACACAAGCtccagcagcaggagcaggagccAGCTCAGGGTCAGGACAGGGAGACCTCGACTTGTTCAGTGACAGCAGTAGCACCACTAAGACGGAGGACAGTGCCAAGAAGCCACTGTCCAAGGACTCCATCCTGTCCCTGTATGGAACTAACAGCATGTCCCAGCAGGCTCCTGCTA CTGGCATGTTCATGGGCCCCTCTCAGATGCAGTTTCCTGTCCAGGCCCCTGCTGGTTACCAGGCTTTCCCTGGCATGGGCACGGCCATGCCGCCTACAACTGTCATGGGTGCCATGATGGCTCAAAGCGGGGCGGCCATGATGGGGCCCAACCCGGGTATGATGGTTGGGATGACGATGCCTAATGGCTTCATGGGGAATGCGCCCGCCGCTGGTGTAATGGGCATGGCCCCCAGGATGATGGGACCACAGGGCGGTGCGATGCCTGCTGGCATGGTGCCGGCTCAGGGCATGTACGCCATCCAGCCAGGGCAGCAAGCTCAGTGGAACATGGGTCAG GTGAACCAGCAGATGTCAGGGTTGGCTCTGAACGGTGCAGGTGGTCAGATGGCCTTCGGTCAGCCTCCGTCAGCTATGGGTGGTTGGGCCGCCTCTGGATCTGGCCAGACTCTGAGCACACAGCTATGGAAGTAA
- the krt94 gene encoding keratin 94 gives METRHSLIMSYSYSMIGGPSVITRQSRSYTSSAAPKAHSVSGFSLRGAPRISSSSVRTVSSGYGGGYGGGYGGGYGSGSGGFDLSGALDQSSIHLNEKATMQNLNDRLASYLDKVRSLEAANAKLEKQIREYYELKGPAAERDYSNYWAIINDLKDKIGAATIGNANILLQIDNSKLAADDFKIKFEHELMMRQSVEADIANLRRLLDQTTLTKADLEMQIEGLQDELAYLKKNHAEELAALRSQLTGTVNVEVDAAPQQDLNKVMEEIRAQYESITDKHRRDQESWFNEKSASISKEVAISTETIQTSKTEIGDLRRSLQGLEIELQSQLSMKGALENTLAETDARYSAMLASYQNTINMLETDLGNVRASIEQQGQDYRMLLDIKTRLEQEIATYRSLLETEESRPMSTGGSKTTITTTVKSS, from the exons ATGGAAACAAG ACATTCACTCATCATGTCATACAGCTACAGCATGATCGGCGGTCCCAGTGTGATCACCAGACAGAGCCGCAGCTACACATCAAGTGCTGCCCCAAAGGCTCACAGCGTGTCAGGATTCAGCCTTAGGGGAGCCCCTCGCATCTCCTCTTCAAGCGTTCGCACCGTCTCCTCTGGATATGGTGGTGGATACGGTGGTGGATATGGTGGAGGTTATGGGTCTGGCAGTGGTGGATTCGACCTGTCCGGTGCCCTGGACCAAAGCAGCATCCACCTGAATGAGAAGGCCACCATGCAGAACCTGAACGACCGTCTGGCCTCCTACCTGGACAAGGTTCGCTCTCTGGAGGCAGCCAATGCCAAGCTGGAGAAGCAGATCAGAGAGTACTACGAGCTGAAGGgccctgcagcagagagggacTACAGCAACTACTGGGCCATTATCAACGACCTGAAGGACAAG ATCGGTGCCGCCACCATCGGCAATGCCAACATCCTCCTCCAGATTGACAACTCCAAACTGGCAGCTGATGACTTCAAAATCAA ATTCGAACATGAGCTGATGATGCGCCAGTCAGTCGAGGCTGACATCGCCAACCTGCGTCGCCTGCTGGATCAGACCACTCTGACCAAAGCTGACCTGGAGATGCAGATCGAGGGCCTGCAGGATGAACTGGCCTACCTCAAGAAGAATCACGCAGAG GAGCTGGCAGCACTGCGTTCTCAGCTCACCGGCACAGTCAACGTGGAGGTTGATGCTGCACCCCAGCAAGACCTCAACAAAGTCATGGAGGAGATCCGCGCCCAGTATGAATCCATCACTGACAAACACCGTCGCGACCAGGAGTCCTGGTTTAATGAGAAG TCGGCATCCATATCCAAGGAGGTGGCGATCAGCACAGAAACAATCCAGACGTCCAAGACAGAGATAGGTGACCTGCGGCGCTCACTGCAGGGCCTGGAGATTGAGTTGCAGTCTCAGCTCAGCATG AAAGGTGCCCTGGAGAACACGTTGGCAGAGACAGATGCTCGTTACAGCGCCATGCTCGCCAGCTACCAGAACACAATCAACATGCTTGAAACAGATCTAGGCAATGTACGCGCCAGCATCGAACAGCAGGGCCAGGACTACAGGATGCTGCTGGACATCAAGACCAGGCTGGAGCAGGAGATCGCGACCTACAGGAGCCTGCTGGAAACAGAGGAGTCCAG GCCCATGAGTACAG GGGGCTCTAAGACCACAATCACAACCACTGTGAAATCCAGCTAG